Below is a window of Drosophila miranda strain MSH22 chromosome 3, D.miranda_PacBio2.1, whole genome shotgun sequence DNA.
GGCATGTTTGTTGTGACCCTTGGTTGGGGGTGCAACttcatcgtcatcgtcctcCTCGTTTTCATCGAACTCCtcctcgtcttcgtcgtcCTCATCATCGACAATGTCACCAGTAAAGTAAAGCACCGCCTTTGGAATTATTCTGGCCCGCAAAAAGTGACCAATTTCAAAATCGGTTGCCAGTATCTGCAATAAAAAGAGCCCCCAAGTTAGTAATTTCGATGCTATTCGATTACCAAATGAGATGAGATGTCCATACTTGCTGAGATTCATCATCAATTTCCTCCTTATCGGATGGAACCTCTGGTGGGTTGAAGAAATTGAAAAAGGAATCGGTTGGAACCTGTTTGACAATGGTGCGCACTGCGCCACGCTCCTTATGCTTCTGCTTCTTCCTGATTGTCTTGACAGTTAGGTTCATTTTCTTCTCCCAGGTAATGTTGCATCCCTTGAAATCAATTGAATACAATCATTTTTGTGCTTCTCATTCATTGAACGTCACTCAGCCCAACTTACCGAACACTTGTAGATTTCTGGTCCTTCAAAGGCGAACGGATCATCAGGGTCGACAGTGGACTTCAGAACGTACTGCTTTGTAAGAACTGTGTTCGAAAAGTACTCATTCTTATCGAAATGGAACTCCAATGTGTAAGAGTGCTGAAATAGTTCAAAAATGAGCTATGCAGTACTAAGCATGAAAGCTTAGTTGCTTTTCTACATACCCCATTATCGTATTTGATGGATATATCAGTTAGTTTGCGCATAGCTGGTTCATCGTGTGCTTGGACCATTTCCGACAGAATAGCAGTGTTACGGAAAACCGTTAGCCAGAATCCGGGAATGCCCTTCGCATCTTGGGGAATACTTTTGATAGCTTTCAGTAATTCACTGTAGTGCTCTTCGGCCTCGGATTCTGTTTCAGGGTTCTCGCGCTTTGTCCAATTGGGCTTCTCCACAGGGGGGTCTACTGTACCGATGACAATTTCCTTGCGTTTATCGAACATGGGCTGGTACTTGAGCTGATACTTCTGCTCCAGCTTGTAAACCTCCTCGAAGAACTCAGTCTCGATCTTCAGCTGTTCCAACTGCAGATTTTTAAGCACTACAATTCTATTTTGAATTGGAACTGGCAGCGCTTTAACCATTTCTTGCAAATACTGACGCCTCATAACCGAATTCATGTAAGCCGGCCTGCAATTCACAATTTTCAGACGTCGTCTTCAAGCCTCAAGTTCACATTACTTACATGGACTGGCAGTCGGAATTGACAGACTTCTCGTCGTCGACCTCATTACAGGACTCGGCCTCTACGTGTCCCTCTGGTGGTGCGTCCATTTTTAATAAATGCGGAATTCTTGAAAAAACCAAATAGTTTATTTAACAACTTCTCACCATTTGCATGCTCTTATTAAACACTTATTTAAAATGCCGAAGCATACACGCCCTTCAccaacatatgtacatatacatacatctgcaagtatgtatgtacgtcCCCATGGGCATCAAAACTTATGAAATTTTGAGTAAAAGAATCTAAAGTTGAATGCACACATCAAAACATACACAGTTTTACACCAACATATATACAcacaatataaataaatatataatacaCATTTTTACAGACAtattttttgattttaatACGCCATACCGATCGCCCTTACAGACATATGTGTGTGGgtatgtacatacgtacatattcAATTTACCACACATCGCGTTATTAGAAAACACGTGTTAACGCAAAAGAGCGTCCAGGCGCAAAGCGCAGAATTCGTATTCGTTCATATTTCTTAGTCAATCAAATTGCACATTTGCTTTGTGCGAGTCAAACACCACGGATTATTTCTCCGTCTAATTTACCTTTCAAAAACAGTAATTAGCCTAGGAAAACTTACCTTTTTGCTTTAACAAAAAACTCGCGAAAAATTATTCGACAAGCACCAGATGACGCCGATAGAAAAGAACCAGTGTTGCCATTGCACCGTCgaaccctcagaaatataccaaaatataccgcctcattttcaaaatataccgtatatatactgacgaattaaagttatattttacatattcctcgttttctTCCCTCCgttgaatattactagctatatagaacatttagccgtgcccactcaattttatacgattgatgaatcaattctatacatgattggcctattcgaaatacttgcatTTATTTGATTTCTATATAAGCACCAGGAAATGACGCCGATAGAAAAGAACCAGTGTTGCCattataccgtccgaccctcagaaatatacgaaaatataccgcctcattttaaaaatataccgtcaatatactgacgaattcaagttctattttacatattcctcgtttttgatattccgtggaatattaatagctagatagaacattcagccatgcccacataattttatatgatttttgaataaattttctacttgactggcttgTTTTAAATACTTGGCTTAGATTGTTTTTGCATCAATGTTGGTTCTAACTAAAAAAAAAGCACGATATCcttcacctgaactgcgctaaagttattaaattttcattataATAAtgattaattattattattattctttattatatataataataatattataattattttattatattatattattttattattattgtataCATTCACCTCAATTTCGACGTCAAAACCCAACAAACAAATTTAGTATGCAGGAGCTATGTCTGTAAAGGAAACGAAATGTATCGTGGGGGATCAAATAGAAATATCCATTTTAAAATTGATAATTCTAAACTGATAATAAAGTAACGTATAATTTTAATGTTATTTTGATCTTAATTAGCATTTTAGCCCTCGAGCAGCTGTGGAAAAAATATTAGAAATtatttgtaaaaaaaaaaaaaacaacaacgaaAAGTCTATTAATATTTACCAGCTGTAACGGCTTTTTGAAATAAATGCAAGCAAAATTTGCAAAATCCTgctaaaataaaataaaacgttTAAGTGTGCTGCAATGCGACCAATTATCAGACCAATCTAGTCTGAAAGGAGATGTGGCACAATGAGACACAATGTTTAATTAGTTTTGGGAACCGTTTACTCATAGCACTATAGTCTAATACCTGTTACACAATTTGAGCTGAAACGATGTTTGCCAAAGATTCAAACAACCGGATCGATTGAAAATTGTAACTGGAGCTTCTCCCATAAGGTTTTCTGTCTTAGCTTGAAGCGTAGTGGATgcgaccaaaaaaaaaatacattctGGTATATTTAGCATGATAGTATTTTTTCCACAACTGTGTCTAATTTTGATTGATGTTCATCGAAATCATCAACCGTATACATCATAAACAAatgtatgtatacatacatatgaacCTACATCAATGTAAAAATGCTCAAAAGGgcacacatacatacgtacatatataccGGCTGTACGAAGGCTGGGCTGGCGCATTAGAACTAAAATAACTAAATGCTGGATTTAATGTAATagcatacatatacatatttgtaGCTACGATTATGATACGTAttcacatatttatatatgtatacatgtatatatgcacatatgtacgCATGCTAGCCACTTTTAACTGCTTTATAAATTTGGACAAGAAACCGTAAATTTGGGCGTTCACAAATGCTGAATAAAAATTATCAAAAAATGCTATCATTGGAATTAGAGTGCTAATTGCAATAAAAATAATTCCAAAATACACTCGCTACTCATGCGTTCCCCTATGCGTTACATTTGATTTCAATTATACTTTTCATTAATACAACAGTATTTCCCCCAACTCGCGATTCCAAATCATATACAGTAGAAAATCATTTTGTATTACTCATGCGCCTTTAATATGatagttttattttattcgtACAATTGAAAAGTTCACTAAAATTAAGGAGAAAAGAAGGAGTAacaataattaataaataaaaagaaaggaaGTTACAAGCCCGCAGAGTGTCGACGATCCCCGATTACCAGGCGCTTTGCAAGTAAATGGAAATACAAATTTTTCTTTACATTTTTCCCGTATCTTAATCGTATGAAATGtctgtgcatatgcacatatgtatgtatttatatacatatgtatgtacctttGTTTTGGCCAATGTGAGATTTTTTTAATTGTGCGACAGCTTCAATAAGTGCTGTATCTGCTCCCTACGTTTTGATTTTTGTTAGAtaatacgtacatacataaatacatacccGTTCATATTATCCGAGGCATATTTTTACGTGCGGATAACTACAAATGTTCCTGCTGAAATGCACTCATGTACGGctatgcatgtacatacatacatatgtgtatgaaGATTTTTATGAACgatattttatttaatgaTTTTGTATGGTATACGTATACACATTCATACATATTTATGAATTGAAGCCCGTCGCGCACACAAGTAAGCACATTGACTGCTGCTATCCGAAATCAAAGAGGAAAATGATCATGATAATCTTGGATGGAGATACTCTTGTATgcatttacatatgtacatatctatGTGCATGTGCGTGCAGTAGAGTAGTGAAAATAGTTCTTGGTTCCCAATCCCTCCATTTGTGTATCTAAATTTCATATTATCTTATGGGTTTTCTATTCAAATAATCGCATAGGAAATCACATGCAATTTAGTGTCagaaaaaaatgtattttggAATTTCTTTGTACCCATGTTTCAGAATGGTAGTAGCACTGATTTCTTAGCTGATATATGAAAACTTTTCTGCAAAAGCTAAATTATTTGTTGTAGAAGAAGAGAATTGATTTATCGTATCTTATGTTTCCGGGCAATTGGGTCATGATAAATCAAACCAGTTATTGTGCAATCGATTATATAAGAGTTGTTACTCTCTTCAACTTTAAAAGACTTATCtattaatgatattttggatGATTCCAAAATGAATAAATCCATTTCACACACCCTTTCAAATGATATCAGTAAGCTATAAAACACTTGCTGTGATATAACAAAAACATGACTTAGGCGTGGCGTGGCCCTCTTTGGTTTTCTAATATGAGTCGATCCTGGTGAAAAAGTCTAGGGAGCTAAGTCTGGGgaagaaattaaaataaaatgatctCCGCGTATTATTCTAGTAGCGGATGAAAGTTTTTCATTAACAATATTTTCTCCATTTTCAGAGTGCCTTTGAATAACAAATATGCCAGATAGATTTCAAGTCACAAAAGCAGACGAAGACACCGTATTGGATTATCATCAAGATGAAGCAAGTGGAAAGCTTTTGGGAGATATCCACGATGAAACACTAGGTGAGAATCAATTAACGTTACGTAACTTATTGCgagaaaaattaaaattttcatGATCTTTATGTTAATGATGAAAGTATTCATACAATTGTTAGGGATGTTCGACtaatttatgtatgtatttatatattgAGGACATGCGCATCTTCTGGCTAAAGCTAAGAGCTATAAAATATTTGTATTGATAGGCGTTGTAAATTTCCATGCTCCATTGGTGACTACTGTAACGTCGTATAGAGCTTATGGGCTTGCATTTCAATCTCACTGTGCCCCAATTGTGAAAATCCAGAGTGCCCTGCTGACACATTTACTCTCAGCTGTAAAGCAAGCTCAGGGGGTACCTGTGAAAAGCTTCGAGCGCCAGCCTAGCCGCCCAGACAGCGCAGCTTTCGCCCTGGCATTTCCAGCGGATGGATGCTGTGCGAGAGTGCTGGATTGTCCTGGTAAATTTAACTGCGAGTtagtgtgcgagtgtgtgccTTAGGCCAAGAAATGTTCACCTGCAAcggctctctcgctctcttttcGCATCTCTCTCGGCAAGAGTGTGTGTATAGAAATTGTGTGTAGACAAAAGCTTTCGATTTCATCTCAATTGAACGCTCAGGGTCCTGGGCAACATAATTTTTATTCGGCCGAATACACAGTTTTCTTAGTTTTTCTATTAATCTGGACGAGAAGTAGCATACATTTGAGCGTTTTCGCTCGACTAAAATAATTTTAGAAAGAATATTCtttcaaataaatttaaaaaaacatGAAAAACCAGTTCTTTTTGAGCGCTTATAATATGTAACATACTTTTAACAATCGACGAAAATCCAACAATAAtcaaacacacacatgaaTAAAAGTGCGTTCAATTATTAAGTGTTTGCAAATTGAGAAGTCATAATCCGAGGGCGTGCGTATTTTCTCCCATTCGTATTCGAATGTTTCAAGTGCTGTTTGCTTCTTCGTTTCGTAACAGTTCAAAGAAATATTAACATTTATGGGTGCTCCGCCAGGCCAGGCGAACGAGCCATTCCACATTCCGAAATAACACCAATTCACTGCCGTTCAGCTACCTACGCACGAGGAGGGGCTGAAAATCCTTGACCTAAATTAATCGGTTACATATTTTCCGTCCGCGATGCCACTGTGTGAGCATCCTGCCCTCTATTCGCATAATGTCCGCACTTCACTCTGGAGCACCCGTGGCCCTTTCCTTGTTTTGATCTCCTGCCTTTAATACTCATTCAAGTAGCTCTCCACATAcaagtacgagtacgagtatacatatttatgtgtGCGAGCGAATATACTAATACAATCCCAAGTGATTGCAAATCAACCTATTTCAAGGGAGCAGAAAAACCTACCTCCGGCCCGCACCCGCACTGAATGGACCACGCCTTTTGGTTatataatacatatatgtagatgTGTACATATACAAGATATGTCCAATGTTATGCCTACTAAATTATCGTTCAAAATACTTTCTAGTGTTACCTAATTTTAAGTGAAAAAGTGCAATCTAGAAGAAAACTTTAAAACCGAACATAACGTTAACATGCAAAGTAACAGTGCAAAAGATGATTCGGATGAAATGGAAATAATATCATCCGAACACAATGGCACAGTACACGATACAAAAAATGAAGGTATGGTATGCAGAGGATTACCGACTATACATAAAAGTACTCTTATGTATAATCGTATTTAGATTTTAAGAAGTTTTGTCGATTTAGTGGACGAATTCTACAACAAGCTGTCCCACACTACAGTTTCGATCTATACTTAAGTAATCGTTTATAAAACTTTTAGATAATTTTACCGTAACATATATATTACTAGTCATTTGAAAACTATGATATATCTGACGCCGCCTCTTTCTTGCTACAGTACAGCCAATACGTTTGTTGAATAAACCTCTAATGATATTTGCAGACTCAGGTGATATCCACAGGGCTGAAGAAAACCAGAAGTCTAATATCGACCCAAATCTCTATCTATACGATGATGATTTGGCGACCAGGCCCCATATATCAACATTCATTTCATCAATTGCCAATTATGAAAACACGATACCAGCGGCCACTGATCCCGATGCAAAGCCACCAGCACCATCGGCGCGAATGGGTATGTTGTACACAAATTAATTAACTTGCGAGTACTTGTGAGAGTATTTCTCGTGAAATAATCTCAAATGAATGGAACCAAAGCGTTCCGCCAATGCCAccaaataatcgtaaataaataattaactGATTCGTGGGAAATTCTCAACGACTATGTATGCCTCACTTGGATAAGGTTCTTTCGAATTGAGTAAACGATCTCTCTCTGGCTGGTTGGCTTTGTATTTGTAGGTACCCTAATTGGAGTGTTCTTgccatgcattcaaaatatcTTTGGAGTAATATTGTTTATTCGGTTAACATGGGTTGTCGGTACGGCTGGCGCAATATGTGGATTCTTAATTGTATTGACCTGCTGCTGTGTGGTAAGAGACTCTGCGATAATTTTCCAGCCCACTTTAGCTCCATTAACACAATTTTCTTAGACGATGCTAACGGCGATCTCGATGTCAGCTATTGCAACAAATGGAGTAGTGCCGGCGGGAGGGAGTTACTTCATGATATCGCGGTAATTTTAAAACCCCAAATCCGAGTACTCTCAATTTTAAATGTATTGTGTTCATATGCAGATCCCTTGGACCTGAATTTGGCGGTGCGGTGGGGATGCTCTTCTATACGGGAACCACACTGGCAGCGGCGATGTACATTGTTGGTGCTGTTGAGATTGTATTGGTAAGTTCTGCAAAAACATAGTAATATTAATATGTATATGTCTACAACGACGCACTCATTCACTACATACAGACATATATGGCACCTTGGGCATCGATCTTTGGGGACTTCACAAAGGATGCCGATGCCATGTACAATAACTTCCGGGTCTACGGCACAGTATTGCTCATTTTTATGGGTAAGCTGAAATCTGATGAGGAAAGGCAAGAATTAATGGTTGTCTTTGAATTCCCAAGGCTTAATTGTGTTCGTGGGCGTCAAGTTTGTCAATAAGTTTGCCACGGTGGCACTGGCCTGTGTAATACTCTCAATCATAGCAGTGTATGTCGGTATTTTTGACAATATTCATGGCAACGAAAAGCTATAGTAAGTGCAGTCATCGTATCTTGTGAGAATCGAAAATAACATTTTACTTGATTGCAGCATGTGTGTCCTTGGAAAGCGACTTCTGAAGGACATTCCCATAGACAATTGTACAAAGGATGACTCATTCATGCGCGATATCTATTGCCCGAATAACCGTTGCGATGATTACTACCTAAGTAATGAAGATACAAACCGCTTGAAGCAGAAACCTTTTTAAATCCGACTTGTTTCTTAATAGATAATAATGTTTCCAAAGTGAAGGGCATCAAAGGGCTTTCCAGCGGCGTTTTCTATGATAATAtcttcccctcgtttttggaGAAAGGACAGCTTATATCGTATGGCCACGATTCGATTGACATTGAGAACATCGGAAACGAATCTTACAATCAAATTATGGCCGATATAACCACTACCTTCACGCTGCTTATCGGCATATTCTTCCCATCGGTCACAGGTGTGTTTTTATTTCTATTCATATAAAAGTTATCCATATTTAATCCGAGTTTTTGTCACAAATCAGGCATCATGGCTGGATCCAATCGCTCGGGCGACCTTGCTGATGCCCAGAAAAGTATACCAATAGGAACGATATGTGCCATCCTGACAACCAGCACTGTTTACTTGTCCAGCGTCTTGTTCTTCGCCGGCACAGTGGACAATCTTCTGCTGAGAGACAAGTAAGCTGCCAATTGACCCATTCTGGAAAGAGTTAATAGGGTAAATTCTAACCTATTTCTAGATTTGGACAATCGATCGGCGGAAAACTGGTCGTTGCAAATATCGCCTGGCCAAACCAATGGGTTATACTGATTGGGTCGTTCCTATCGACCCTTGGAGCTGGTCTACAAAGTTTGACTGGCGCCCCCCGTTTGCTCCAAGCAATAGCCAGAGATGAAATCATACCATTTTTGGCGCCGTTTGCAAAGTCCTCCAAACGTGGAGAACCCACCCGAGCTCTGCTTCTGACTATAGTCATTTGCCAGTGCGGCATTCTCCTAGGTAAGCTTGAATTTGCTTCATGTTTTATAATATGTCATATTGCTTTGTTTGTATCAAAAGGTAATGTGGATTTGCTGGCGCCGTTGCTATCCATGTTCTTCCTCATGTGCTACGGATTCGTAAATTTGGCTTGCGCCGTGCAAACTTTACTCAGAACACCCAATTGGAGACCGCGCTTTAAGTTCTATCACTGGAGCTTATCCCTGATAGGCCTGACGCTCTGCATATCAGTCATGATCATGACTTCCTGGTATTTTGCTCTGCTTGCTATGGGAAT
It encodes the following:
- the LOC108158889 gene encoding solute carrier family 12 member 6 isoform X4, which gives rise to MQSNSAKDDSDEMEIISSEHNGTVHDTKNEDSGDIHRAEENQKSNIDPNLYLYDDDLATRPHISTFISSIANYENTIPAATDPDAKPPAPSARMGTLIGVFLPCIQNIFGVILFIRLTWVVGTAGAICGFLIVLTCCCVTMLTAISMSAIATNGVVPAGGSYFMISRSLGPEFGGAVGMLFYTGTTLAAAMYIVGAVEIVLTYMAPWASIFGDFTKDADAMYNNFRVYGTVLLIFMGLIVFVGVKFVNKFATVALACVILSIIAVYVGIFDNIHGNEKLYMCVLGKRLLKDIPIDNCTKDDSFMRDIYCPNNRCDDYYLNNNVSKVKGIKGLSSGVFYDNIFPSFLEKGQLISYGHDSIDIENIGNESYNQIMADITTTFTLLIGIFFPSVTGIMAGSNRSGDLADAQKSIPIGTICAILTTSTVYLSSVLFFAGTVDNLLLRDKFGQSIGGKLVVANIAWPNQWVILIGSFLSTLGAGLQSLTGAPRLLQAIARDEIIPFLAPFAKSSKRGEPTRALLLTIVICQCGILLGNVDLLAPLLSMFFLMCYGFVNLACAVQTLLRTPNWRPRFKFYHWSLSLIGLTLCISVMIMTSWYFALLAMGMAVVIYKYIEYHGAEKEWGDGIRGMALTAARFSLLRLEEGPPHTKNWRPQILVLSKLNDNLLPKYRKIFSFATQLKAGKGLTICVSVLKGDHTKIANKAVDAKSTLRKYMTDEKVKGFCDILVAQQIGEGLSSVIQTIGLGGMKPNTVIIGWPYSWRQEGRNSWRTFIQTVRTVAACHMALMVPKGINFYPESNHKIGGNIDIWWIVHDGGLLMLLPFLLKQHRTWRNCKLRIFTVAQIEDNSIQMKKDLKTFLYHLRIEADVEVVEMNNSDISAYTYERTLMMEQRNQMLRALGLNKKENSKVVQTIVDHHYDATRTASKVRFADPTIEETPNHESHNDEKRNSIDSDGHEETDAPEATSKKDESTEKADSKFKSNVKPDEFNVRRMHTAIKLNEVIVEKSQDAQLVIMNLPGPPREVKAERESNYMEFLEVLTEGLEKVLMVRGGGREVITIYS